The window TGCTGTTCACCGTGCCGTTCGGGTTGACCGTGAACATGCCGGGTTGGGCGGCAGTGAAGATGTACGAGAAACTCACCCGGTCATCGATCACGAAGAAAAACGGAAGTTCAGGGACCGGCTTTGCCTTGGCCTTGACCGGCAAATCTGCGGCGCTGGCGAAGCCAGCTGGTGCGAGCATGGCAAGTGACAGCGCCGCTGCTGCAAATGCTCCGTGACGATAAGACATTCTGAGTACCCCCAAGTTTACGATCGAATGGTCAAGGCCCAGTTGCAGCAACCGAATGGATCAAGGCCCGCTGCGGTGACACTTGCGCCGTTCGTTAAGCCTGAGAAGCCTCAAGTTTCTCCAAGGCATGCCGCATGTTTCATCACGAACGGGTGATCCATCGGCAGCTTCCGCGTCTTGCGCGCCGATCACCGCATTGCAATCCGCCGCCACGGGCGAACGGAAGGGTTTACGAAAATGTCCATTTCGATTGGCTTTTCGCCAAGTTACGGCACTGCACAAACACAACCACAGCGCTCACGAATTGACGCCAACCACTCCTGTACACGATCGAACGATCCTGCCTATATTGATGGCAGGCCTGATAGGGCCGTTCCGATTTGTCGCGACCGTCACAATTATGCAACACGGAATCGCCCGTCCCGGTCGGGGATCAGGCCGAAATCGGTCGCGGTGCGGCTAAGGCACGTCAAAGGCTAAGAGAATCACCGGGCCGCGGCCTGCCGAAGAGTTGGGCAAACGCTGGCGCTTTTTCCCTACTTACGCCGACGTCCAAACTAGCCCAGTATTGAGGCACTCCATCCCTCGCACGCGTGACAACGAATGTTAGATCCGACACCAACCGGCCTGCGTTCCGGGGAACCGCCGCTGCTCCAGACCATCGGGCTAACCAAGCGCTACGGCGATTTTCTCGCAAACGACGCGATCGACATCGAAATCTGGCCGCGGCAGATCCATGCGCTTCTCGGCGAGAACGGCGCCGGAAAATCAACCCTGGTCAAAACCATCTACGGGTTGATTCAGCCGAGCGAGGGCGAAATGCGCTGGCTCGGCGAGAAGATGGTGCTGTCCGGCCCCTCAGAGGCGCGCGCGCGCGGCATCGGCATGGTGTTCCAGCATTTTTCGCTGTTCGACAATCTCACTGTCGCCGAGAATGTGGCGCTCGGACTCGACGGCAAGGAATCCTTCAAGGACATGTCGGCGCGGCTTGAGGAAGTGTCCAATGTTTACGGGCTTCCGCTCGACCCCAAACGCGAGGTGTGGCAGCTCTCGGTCGGCGAGCGCCAGCGCATCGAGATCGTCCGGGCCTTGATGCAAGATCCCAAATTCCTGATCCTCGACGAACCGACCGCGGTATTGACCCCGCAGGAAGCCGATCAACTGTTCATCGTGCTGGACCGCCTGAAGGCCGAGGGCCGCGCGATCCTCTATATCAGCCACAAGCTGGAAGAGGTGAAGCGGCTGTGCGACACCGCCACAATCCTGCGCGGCGGCAAGAAGGTTGCAACCTGCAACCCGCAAGCGGAAACCGCAGCCTCGCTGGCGCGCATGATGGTCGGCGCCGACATCAAGGAAGTCAAAGCCGCCGCGGGCCGGCATGTCACGGTGCCGCGCCTCGTCGTCAACGATCTCTGCCTCGAGCCCGACGATCCTCACGGCGTACGGCTCGCGCATATTTCGCTCGAGCTGAAGGGTGGTGAAATCTTGGGCATCGCCGGCGTTGCCGGTAACGGTCAGGACGAGCTGTTCGCTGCACTCTCGGGCGAGCGGCTGTCGCCGGATCCGGGCACGGTAGTGATCGACGGCCAAGCGGCCGGACATCTCTCGATCACGCAGCGACGCAAGCTTGGCGCGGCGTTCGTGCCCGAAGAGCGCTTGGGCCACGGCACCGCGCCGCGCATGAAACTTTCCGAAAACGCGCTTTTGACCGGCCACGCCGCCAGCGGCATGGTCAATCATGGTTTCATCAACACCGCCGCGACGTTAAAGGCGGTCGATCGCACCACCGAGACATTCGATGTGCGCAAAGCCAAGCGCGACCCCGAAGCGGCAAGCCTGTCCGGCGGCAATTTGCAAAAGTTCATCGTCGGTCGCGAAATATTGCGTAACCCCGCCGTGCTGGTGGTCAGCCAGCCGACCTGGGGCGTGGACGCCGGCGCGGCGGCCGTGATCCGTCAGGCGCTGCTCGATCTTGCCGCCGCCGGCGCTGCCGTGCTGGTGACAAGCCAGGATCTGGATGAACTCGCCGAGATCGCCGACCGTATTGCGGTGATGTTCCACGGCCACCTCTCGGCGCCGATGGCGACTGCGGACGCTAGCCGCGAGAAGCTCGGCCTGCTGATGGGCGGAAGCAGCCTGGAGCAAAAGGAAACGGCTCATGCGGTTAGTGCTTGAGAAGCGGGCCGAGCGATCCAACACGATTGCGCTGGTATCGCCACTGATCGCGATCGGCTTGACGATCGTGACCATGAGCATCCTGTTCGCCATTCTCGGCAAGAACCCGATACTAGCGCTTTGGGTCTACTTCATCGATCCCTTGACCGACAGCTATTCGCTGCAGGAACTCGCGGTCAAAGCAACGCCGCTCGTGATGATCGCGATCGGCCTGTCGCTGTGCTATCTCGCCAACGTCTGGAACATCGGTGCGGAAGGTCAGTTCCTGATCGGCGCCGTTGCGGGTAGCTGGCTCGCGGTGAAAACGCAGGGCACCGAGGCCGGACATTGGGTGATGCCGGCGATGCTTTTGCTCGGAGCTGCGGCGGGCGCGCTCTATGCCCTGATACCGGCGATCTGCAAGGTGAAGTTCGGCGCCAGCGAAATCCTCACCAGCCTGATGCTGGTCTATGTGGCTGACCTGTTCCTCGATTATCTCGTCCGCGGTCCGTGGCGCGATCCGGCCGGCTTCAATTTCCCGACCACCGCCGAGTTCGATCCGGTCGCAACCGTGCCGCTCCTGATCCAAGGCGGCCGGCTGCATCTTGGCGCCGTCATCGCGCTTGTCGTCGTCGCCGCGGCCACCGTGCTGCTTGGGCGCACCATCAAAGGTTTTGAAATTCGGGTGGTCGGTGCCGCCCCCCGCGCGGCGCGTTTCGGCGGCTTCAATTCCGACCAGCTGATCCTGCTGACATTCGCCATCTCCGGGGCGCTGGCCGGACTTGCCGGAATCATCGAGGTCGCAGGTCCGGTCGGGCATCTGCAGCCGGGCATTTCACCCGGCTACGGTTTCACCGCGATCATCGTCGCGTTTCTCGGCCGGCTGAACCCAATTGGAATATTAATTGCAGGTCTTTTCCTCGCACTTACCTTCATCGGCGGCGAGCAGGCCCAGATCGCAATGAAAATCCCGTTGGACGTCACCAAGGTATTTCAGGGCATTCTGCTGTTCTACGTGCTCGCCTGCGACAGTCTCATTCTCTACCGCTTCCGGCTCATTTTCCCGTCACGACAGGTGCACAGTGGAACTGGTTGAGGCGATCATCCTTTCGGTGCTGGCGGCATCGACGCCGCTGCTGATCGCGGCGACCGGCGAACTCGTGACCGAACGCGCCGGCGTGCTCAACCTCGGCGTCGAAGGCATGATGATCGTCGGCGCGGCTTGCGGGTTCGGCGGAGCCTTGCTGTCGGGCTCGATCATTATTGGCGCGATCTGCGGCATTGTCGCGGGCACCCTATTGTCTCTGATCTTCGCGATGATGGCGCTCGGGCTAGCGGTCAATCAGGTTGCTACCGGTCTCGCGCTGACTATTCTCGGCATTGGATTGTCCGGCCTGATCGGCGCCGGCTTCGTCGGCGAGAGAATAACGCCGGCACCGCATCTCTACATCCCCGGCCTGACCGACATTCCGCTGGTCGGACGCATCTTGTTCGGCGAGGACGCCTTTATCTATTTGTCGCTGGCGCTGGTGATTGGCGTCTGGCTGTTTCTCTACAAGACGCGGACAGGCCTGGTGCTGCGGGCGGTCGGTGACAATCACGTTTCCGCGCACGCGCTCGGATATCCGGTGCTCAAGATCAGGATGTACGCCGTGATGTTCGGCGGCGCCTGCGCCGGCCTTGCGGGGGCTTATCTGCCGCTCGCCTATACGCCGTTCTTCATTCCGGGCATGACCGCCGGCCGCGGCTGGATCGCGCTCGCCCTGACCGTGTTCGCGTCCTGGCTGCCGGGCCGCCTCGTGATCGGCGCCTATCTGTTCGGCGCGGTGACGATTCTGCAGCTTCATGCCCAGGGCGCCGGTATTGGCGTGCCCTCGCAATTCATGTCGTCGCTGCCTTATCTGGCAACCGTCATCGTTCTGGTGCTGCTGTCGCGCGCCCGCACCGGCGGCTCGACCGCGCCGGCCGCACTGGGCACCGTGTTCGTGCCTGACCGCTGATTTAGTATTCCGGGCGTGCGCGATGGGGCGCCGCGTCCGGAACTGATGTTCCCCCCGACTGTTTGGAGATTTGACGATGAGGAAAAAACTTTTTGCCGCGGCCTCCGCGTTTCTGCTGGCCGGCGCTATCAGCAGCGGCGCCTCGGCCGCCGACAAGTTGAAGGTCGGGTTCATCTATCTCGGCCCGGTCGGCGACCTCGGCTGGACCTATCAGCACGACCTCGCCCGCCAGGCTCTGGCCAAGGAACTCGGCGACAAGATCGAGACGACCTTTCTGGAGAACGTGCCGGAAGGGCCCGACGCCGAGCGTGCCGTCGAGCAGCTCGTCCGCGCCGGCAACAAGCTGATCTTCACGACGTCGTTCGGTTACATGGACCCGACGCTGAAGGTGGCGAAGAAATACCCGAATGTGCATTTCGAGCACTGCTCGGGCTACAAGCGTGACGCCAACATGGCGACCTATTCGGCGCGCTGGTATCAGGGCCGTTACATCCAAGGCCAGATCGCAGCCAAGATGTCGAAGGCCGGCGTGCTCGGCTATATTGGTTCGTTCCCGATTCCGGAGGTCGTCTCGGGCATCAACGCCACGATGATCGGCGCGCAGACGGTCAATCCCAACATCAAGGTCAAGATCATCTGGGCCAACTCCTGGTTCGACCCCGGCAAGGAAGCCGACGCTGCGAAAGCGCTGCTCGATCAGGGCGCCGACGTGATCATGCAGCACACCGACTCACCGGCGGCGATGCAGGTCGCGAGCGAACGCGGCAAGCTGGCGTTCGGCCAGGATTCCGAAATGATAAAGTTCGGACCCAAGGCGCAGCTTACCTCGATCCTCGACACCTGGGCGCCCTATTACATCGCTCGCGTCAAGGCAGAGCTCGACGGCAGCTGGAAGTCCGAGGATACCTGGGGCGGGCTCGAGACCAAGATGTTCGCGATGGCGCCTTACACCAACATGCCTGACGACGTGAAGAAGATGGCGATGGATACCGAGGCCGCCCTCACCGCCGGCAAGCTGCAACCGTTCAAATGTCCTGTCGTCGCCCAGGACGGCACCACGGTCGAATGCAAGGGCGGCGACCATCTCGCCGACCCTCAGGTGCTCGGCATGAACTTCTACGTCAAAGGCATCGACGACAAGATTCCCGGCAAGTAAGGCCGGGCACTCCCGAGACTACCGGGTCCGGGCGGCAACGCCCGGACCCTTTTTCTTTCGCGCCGATAGCTGAGCGTTTTCACCCCACTTGCATCGTGTGCGCGGCGGCGCAGTGGCGCCGGATCAGGTCTGAAACGTCGAGCCCGGGAATGGCGCCGTCGGTGACCGCCCAGTGGCCGCCAACCATCACCCGGTCGGCGCGATAGGCGCCGCACAGCACGAGCGCCGCCAGGGGATCGCCGTGGCCGGAGAAACGCAATTCGTCGAGCTTGAACAACGCCAGATCGGCGGCCTTGCCGACCGCGATCTCGCCAAGTTCGGGACGGCCGACGCAGGCCGCCGATCCCTTCGTTGCCCAGCGCAGCGCGTCCTTGTGGCTGACGCGGGTGACGCCGTAGCGGGCACGCTGCAGCAGGAACGCCGCGCGCACCTCCTGCATCAGGTTGGATTTGTCGTTCGAGGCCGAGCCGTCGACGCCGAGGCCGATCGCGACCCCCGCCTCTTCCATGTCGCAGACCGGACAGCAACCGGACGCCAGAAGCTGATTGCTGCAGGCGCAATGGCTGATCGTGGTCTTGGCCTTACCCAAGCGCTTCATCTCGGCGGCATTGAAATGAATGCCATGGGCGAGCCAGGTCCGCGCGTTGAGCCAGCCGCTTTCCTCGAGATAATCCAGCGGCCGGCAGCCATGCATCTGCTCGCAGAATTTGTTCTCGTCCTCGGTCTCCGCCAGATGCGTATGCATGCGGACATCGAGCTTTTCCGCAAGCGCCGCGGTGGCGCGCATCAACGAGGTCGTCACCGAAAACGGCGAGCACGGCGCCAGCGCGATCTGCACCATGGCGTCTTCGCCGCGCTGATGATGCTTTGCCACCAAGCGCTCGCTGTCCGCGAGGATAGTATCTTCGTCCTGCACCACGCTGTCCGGCGGCAGGCCGCCGTCGCGCTGCGAGCGGTTCATCGAGCCGCGGGTCAACAGCACGCGGACGCCGAGCCGTTTTGCCACCGCAACTTCGATATCGATGGCGTCCTCAAGCCCCGCGGGAAACACGTAATGATGATCGGTCGTGGTGGTGCAGCCGGACAGCAGCAATTCCGACATCGCCACGGTGACGCCAAGTTCGAGCGCCTCCGGGGTCAGCCGCGCCCATACCGGATAGAGCGCCTCAAGCCACGGGAACAATTCCCGGTCAAGCGCCGCCGGCAGCGCCCGGGTCAAGGTCTGGTAGAAATGGTGATGGGTGTTGATCAGCCCCGGCAGCACCACATGGTCGCCGGCCTCGAAGAACGCCGCCGATGTCCTGGGCTGGCCGCCCTTCGGCACCAGCTCGACGATCCTGCCGTTTTGGACAACGACGCCCCGCTCCGCGCCATCGGCGAGGATGGCCAACGGATCCTTGATCCAGATCGCCCGATTTGGGTCCATCATGTTACTTTCTCCAGGGGACCGGAATTGCGAAACTAAAGCCACCCTGCAATTCAAGGACCAGCCCGATCCATGCGAGAGTTGGCGCCGGTCTTGCAAGAATTCTTAAACGGAGATGCATCTCTTTGAAAGCGCTAGCGTATCCATGGATTTGAACACGATTACCGAAGTCGCTCACCCCAAGAGCCGCGCGCAACTGCCCGTTTGGACGGCAGGCGATGCTTGGCTCGCGGGCGGGACCTGGCTGTTCTCCGAACCCCAGTCCCATCTGAGGCGGCTGATCGATCTGACCGACCTCAAATGGCCGGCGCTCACGATCGGGGAGGCCGAGCTTTCGATCGCGGCGACCTGCACGGTGGCGCAGCTCGACGCGCTCGCCTGCCCGCCGGAATGGCTCGCCGCACCCCTGATCAACCAATGCTGCCGAGCGTATCTGGCATCCTTCAAGATCTGGAAGACCGCCACCGTCGGCGGCAATCTCTGCATGTCGCTGCCCGCCGGCCCAATGATCTCGCTGACATCGGCGCTCGATGGCGTCTGCACGATCTGGAAGGCGGACGGCAGCGAGCAGAAGCTGCGCGTCACCGATTTTGTTATTGCCGACGAGCGCAATGTGCTCGCGCCGGGCGACCTGTTGCGGCAGATCGATATCCCACTCGCAGCGCTGAAACGACGCTCGGCTTTCCGACAGATCTCGCTGACGCCGGTAGGCCGCTCGGCCGCCTTGCTGATCGGCAGCATCGATAGCGGCGGCGGCATGACGCTGACGATTACAGCATCGACCAAGCGGCCGGTCCAATTGTCCTTTGCCAAAGGCCCGCAGGCCGAAGAACTGCGCGAGGCGATCCTGGATCACATTCCGGACGCGCTCTATCATGATGACGTCCACGGCAAGCCGGCATGGCGCAAGCACATGACGCTGCGCCTTGCCGAAGAGATTCGCAGGGAATTGCAAGGCCCGGCCCACTCATGACGTTTGAGATCAACGACAAGGCGTTCTCGGAAAATCCGCGCGCGGGGCAATGCCTGCGGACGTTCTTGCGCGACCTCGGGCATTTCGGCGTCAAGAAAGGCTGCGACGCCGGCGACTGCGGCGCCTGCACCGTGCTGCTCGACGGCGAGCCGGTACATAGTTGCCTGATCCCGGCGTTTCGCGCCGACGGCCATGCCGTCACCACCATCGAAGGCCTCGCTAGCGATGGCGGCACGCATCCGATGCAACAGGCATTTCTCGATGCGCAGGGCTTTCAGTGCGGCTTCTGCACCGCCGGCATGATCCTGACCTGCGCGTCGCTGAACCAGGCGCAACGGCAGGATCTCGGGGCTTCGCTGAAGGGAAACATTTGCCGCTGCACTGGCTATCGCGCGATCGAGGACGCGCTCGACGGCAAGACCAATATCGAGGACGCCGCCGCCGGCACCGCCTTCGGCCGCAGCCTGCCGGCGCCGGCCGGACCGCAGGTGGTTCGGGGCGCGGCGCGCTACACCTTCGATACGGCGGTGGAAGGTTTGCTGCACATCAAACTGCTGCGCTCGCCGCATCCGCACGCCAAAATCATCTCGATCGACAAGACCGCGGCATTGGCCGTTCCCGGCGTGCATGCGGTCCTGACCTTCGAAGACGCGCCGCGCCGGCTGTTTTCCACCGCGCGGCACGAAAGAGTCTGGATGGATCCGGACGATACCCGCGTGCTGGACGATGTCGTGCGCTTCATCGGACAGAAAGTCGCCGCCGTCGTTGCGGAAACCGAGGCGGCTGCCGAAGAAGGCTGCCGCCGCCTCAAGGTCGACTACGACATCTTGCCGGCGGTGTTCGATCCCGAACAGGCGATTGCGCCCGGCGCGCCGCTGCTTCACGCGGACAAAACAACGGAACAGCGCGTGACCGGCGCGGGGCGGAACATCGTCGCGGAAACCCATGGCGAGTACGGCGATGTCGCCAGCGCGCTTAAGCAGTCCGCGGTCACCTATGAGGGCACGTTCACGACCCAGCGCGTCCAGCACGCTGCCTTGGAAACCCATGGCGGGCTCGCCTGGGTCGACGCCAGCGGCATCCTGAACGTACGCTCCAGCACGCAGACGCCGTTCCTGACGCGGCGGGCGCTGACGGAGATTTTTGACCTCGCCCCGGACAAGGTCCGGGTGTTCTGCGAACGGGTCGGCGGCGGCTTTGGCGGCAAGCAGGAAATGTTCGTCGAGGATATTCTGGCGCTCGCTGCGCTCAAGACCGGACGCCCGGTGAAACTGGAGTTCACCCGCGAGGAGCAATTCATCTCGACCTCGACGCGGCATCCGATGCGCGTCAGCGTCAAGGCCGGCGCCGACAGTGACGGAAAACTGACGGCGCTGCAGCTCGACGTGCTCTCCAACACCGGTGCCTATGGCAATCATGGCCCACCGGTGCTGTTCCATGCCTGCGGCGAGTCGCTCGGCGTCTATAATTGCCCGAACAAGAAGGTCGACGCCGTCGTCGCCTATACCAACACGCTGCCGGCGGGCGCCTTCCGCGGCTACGGCCTGCCGCAAACGCTTATCGCGGTGGAAGCCGCCATCGACGAACTGGCCAAGGGTCTTGGCATCAGTCCGTTTGAGATCCGCCGCCGCAACATCGTCAAGCCCGGCGATCCCATGCTGTCGCCGCCGGGCTCCGGGCATAACGACATCTTCTACGGCTCCTACGGGCTCGATCAGTGCCTCGACCTGGTCGAGCGCGCGATGCAGGCCGAAGCACCCAAGGTCGAGCTCTCCGCCGACTGGCTGATCGGCGAAGGCATCGCGCTGACCATGATCGACACCGTGCCGCCGGACGGGCATATCGCGGATGCCGCGATTGCGCTCTGCGAGGACGGCTCCTTCGAGCTGACCGTCGGCACCGCCGAGTTCGGCAACGGCACCTCGACGGTGCATCGCCAGATCGCCGCGACCGCGCTTGCGACCACCGTCGACCAGATTCGCCTTAGGCAATCGGACACCGCGCATGGCGGCCACGACACCGGCGCCTATGGCTCTACCGGCACGTTTGTCGCCGGACGCGCGACCCAGGCAGCGGCGAAAAATCTCGCCGACGATCTCAGGGTATTCGTTTCCACCGCGGCCAAGACCGATCCCGACGCTTGCGTGCTCGAAAACGATTCCGTGGTCTGCGGCAAGGAGCGCGTCTCGTTCGCCAAGATCGCCGAGACCGCGCGCGCGCAAGGACAGTCGCTTCACGCAACCGGCTCTTCCGGGGGTACGCCGCGCTCGGTTGCGTTCAACGTGCAGGGTTTTAGGGTCGCCGTGAACAAGGGTACCGGCGAAATCAAGATTCTGAAGAGCGTGCAGGCCGCCGATGCCGGCCGGGTCGCCAATCCCATGCAATGCCGCGGCCAGGTCGAGGGCGGCGTCGCGCAGTCGCTCGGCGCCACCCTCTACGAGGAGATGGTGATCGATGAGGGCGGCCGCGTCGTCAATCCGAAATTCCGCGACTATCATTTGCCGTCCTTTGCCGACGTTCCGCGCACCGAAGTGTTGTTCGCCGACACCAGCGATACGCTGGGGCCGATGGGCGCCAAATCGATGAGCGAGAGCCCCTATAATCCGGTCGCCGCCGCGCTCGGTAACGCGCTTGCGAATGCCACCGGCATCCGCTTCGCGTCGGTGCCGTTCAAGCCGGACCGGCTGTGGCCGAAGCTTCAGGAGAAGTTTGGCTCGTAATCACCCCCGCCCCACCGTGCATTCGATCTGGCCGTGGGGCTCGTCGGTCGGCAGGAAGACGTCGTTGTGGTTATCGAGCCCGAATGCCGACAGGTTCATCGGGATGAAGTGCATGTTCGGGCAGGCCATGCTGATCTCGGAAATTTCCGGCACCGCCGCAAGCGCCGCTTCGCCCATCCGGTACAAACTGTCCTGCACGCTCGAGCTATAGGTGGTGCCGAACACTTCCAGCGCGGTCGAAAGGATCTTCGCGTTGGTGGCCGGATAGTTTTCCGGCTTCGCCGACCATTTCCAGGACGCCACCATGGAGGTCGCACACATCCGGTCGTTGGTTTCCTTGATCGTCGTGTAGGGATCCTTGACATAGTTTTCCCAGCCCGACTGGGTCGACTTCATGAAGGTAAACCCGTCGATGCCGGAAGCGAGCGTCGATCCCTGGCGAGTGGCGGTGACTTCGACGGTCGGCTTGCCGTTGCCGTCGAGCACAAAACTGTGCGGATGCGGCTTGCCGCCGAAACTGAGCCGGCTCCATTTTGTCTCATGCGCGGTGATCGCCACCGAACTGACCTGCGGATAAGTGTCGAGATATTTCGTGGCCAGCACTTGGCAGAATTCCTCCGTACAGAGAGAGGTGTTTTCTCGCGCGACGATGTTGACGACGTTCTTGATGGTGTCGGTCGAGACCGAGGTCGAGTTGTCGGCGTGCGTATAGGCGCGGGCAAAATCGCCCTCGATCATCGCCTTGACGTTGAGCTGGCTGACCTCGTGGCGATCGCCATCGCGATGGATGCGCATGACGCGAACCCGGCCCTTGCCGTATTTGTTTTTTATCAGTGGCACGTGCGAGACCTCCTGTTCAATCGGCGATTTTTGCCCGGCTCCGTTTCGCACCGGCCCCGGTCAATGAATAGCAACCTGCGTGCCAATTCAACTCCCCCGATAGGTCGCGTAGCTCCAGGGCGTGACCAATAGCGGCACGTGGAGATGGCCTTCGGGATCGCTCACCGAAAAACGTAACGGTATTTTATCGAGGAACGGCGGATCGGACATCGGCACCTGCCGTTCGGTAAAATATTTCCCGACGCTGAAGGTCAGCTCATAGCGCCCGATCGGCACCGGCCGGCCGCCGATCAGGGGCTTGTCGGTGCGGCCATCGGCATTGGTGATGGTGCGGGTCACGACGCGGCTTGAGCCGAGCTCGGATAGTTCGACGAGTTCGACCGCGATGCCGGCCGCGGGCCGGCCGCTATGCGTATCCAGCACATGGGTCGACAGCCGCCCATGCACCTGCAGCCGGTCGTCGCCAACGACGAGTAAATCAAGGCGCAGTGCCGCGATCCGGCAGATCTCCTCGATCGATTTCCGCGTCTCGGTTTTGGCATCGTTCGGCAGGCGGCGCTCGAAATCGCGCAGGATCGAATCCTTGGTGTGGCGGCGAACACTGACGATGTAAGGAAAACCGAATTTGGCGCGGTAGGCATTGTTGACGCGCTCGAACGCCTCATATTCGGCATCCGACAAGCGGTCGAAGCCGACGCTGTTCTGTTCGTCATTGGATTCCGCGGTGAGGCCGGCGGCACGCTGGGTCTTGTTGGCGAGATCGGGATGCGCTTTTATCAGTGCAAGGCGCAGTTCGGGGGCCCCGCGATCGACGGCGGCCTTCATCGCGGCGAACAACGCCTTCACGCCGGCAAACGGCCGTGCGGATGCCGCCTGCTCGGCGATCCATGGCGAGTACTCAAAGATATTAGAAAGCGCCGCGACAAAATCGTCCTTGCTGCAGACGTTGAGATCGGCGAGCGTTTTCTGCGACATCTTTGCCCTCGCTATCCGATGTCGAAGGCGTTGGCGGCGAGATGCGAAAGATGGGCGTGCCAGTGCTGCGCGATCTGCAGCCGCGTCGGCACCCAGACCCGCTCATGCTTCATGATGTAGTCGAGAAACCGCATCAGCGATGCCGCGCGGCCGGGACGGCCGACCACGCGGCAATGCAGCCCGACCGACATCATCTTTGGTGACGTCTCGCCTTCGGCATAGAGCACGTCAAAACTGTCCTTGAGATAAGTGAAGAACTGATCGCCGCCGCCAAACCCCTGCGCATTGACAAAGCGCATGTCGTTGGCATCGAGGCTATAGGGGATGATCAGATGCGGCCCGGCCGGTCCCTTGATCCAGTACGGCAGATCGTCGGCATAGGAGTCGCAGGAATAGAGGAAGCCGCCGGCCTCCATCACCAGCCGCACCGTGTTGATCGAGGTACGCCCGGTGTACCAGCCGAGCGGATGCTGTCCGGTGACCTCGGTGTGGACACGGATCGCGTCCGCGATCTCCGCGCGCTCCTCCGCTTCCGACATGTCCTTGTGCTCGACCCATCGGAGGCTGTGGCTGGCAATATCCCAGCCGGCCTCTTTCATGGCGGCGACAATTAACGGATTTCGTTTCAGCGCGTTGGCGACGCCGAATACGGTGGTCGGCAGCTTGCGCTCGGTAAAGATCCGCCACAGCCGCCAGAAGCCGGCGCGCGAGCCATATTCGAACATGGATTCGATATTGGCGTGGCGCTGCCCGGGCCAGGGCTGCGCGCCCAGCACGTCCGACAAAAACGCCTCCGACGCACGGTCGCCGTGCAAAATGTTGTTCTCGCCGCCCTCTTCGAAATTGACCACGAACTGCACAGCGACGCGCGCATTGCCCGGCCAGCGCGGATCGGGCGGGTTGCGCCCGTAGCCATGGAGGTCGCGGGGATATCGGGCGTCCGCCACTTAGACTTCCTCGAACCTGATCTTCTGCGCGCCTTTCCAGAGCACGGTCTTGCCGAACGTCGCCAAATTCTCCAGGCCCGAGGTTAGCGTAACAAAATGATTGCCGGCGAGCTGGCCCATCTTGCTCGCGAAATGCACGCCGCCATAGGCCAGCAGAATCTCGGTCTCGCTGATGCCGCCGGGATAGAGGATGATCTGGCCCGGCGCGGGATAGCTGGTGTGGTTCTCGTAAGTGACGCCGAAATCGAGATCGCCGAGCGGCATCCAGACGCCCTCGCCGCTCCAGCGCACATGGATGGCCTGGCTCTCGAACGGCATCGCCTTGCGAAAGGCGGCGACGGTTTTTGGCGCCAGTTGTTCTTCGAAACGGGCCTGGAAAAC is drawn from Bradyrhizobium lablabi and contains these coding sequences:
- a CDS encoding ABC transporter ATP-binding protein, coding for MLDPTPTGLRSGEPPLLQTIGLTKRYGDFLANDAIDIEIWPRQIHALLGENGAGKSTLVKTIYGLIQPSEGEMRWLGEKMVLSGPSEARARGIGMVFQHFSLFDNLTVAENVALGLDGKESFKDMSARLEEVSNVYGLPLDPKREVWQLSVGERQRIEIVRALMQDPKFLILDEPTAVLTPQEADQLFIVLDRLKAEGRAILYISHKLEEVKRLCDTATILRGGKKVATCNPQAETAASLARMMVGADIKEVKAAAGRHVTVPRLVVNDLCLEPDDPHGVRLAHISLELKGGEILGIAGVAGNGQDELFAALSGERLSPDPGTVVIDGQAAGHLSITQRRKLGAAFVPEERLGHGTAPRMKLSENALLTGHAASGMVNHGFINTAATLKAVDRTTETFDVRKAKRDPEAASLSGGNLQKFIVGREILRNPAVLVVSQPTWGVDAGAAAVIRQALLDLAAAGAAVLVTSQDLDELAEIADRIAVMFHGHLSAPMATADASREKLGLLMGGSSLEQKETAHAVSA
- a CDS encoding ABC transporter permease, which encodes MRLVLEKRAERSNTIALVSPLIAIGLTIVTMSILFAILGKNPILALWVYFIDPLTDSYSLQELAVKATPLVMIAIGLSLCYLANVWNIGAEGQFLIGAVAGSWLAVKTQGTEAGHWVMPAMLLLGAAAGALYALIPAICKVKFGASEILTSLMLVYVADLFLDYLVRGPWRDPAGFNFPTTAEFDPVATVPLLIQGGRLHLGAVIALVVVAAATVLLGRTIKGFEIRVVGAAPRAARFGGFNSDQLILLTFAISGALAGLAGIIEVAGPVGHLQPGISPGYGFTAIIVAFLGRLNPIGILIAGLFLALTFIGGEQAQIAMKIPLDVTKVFQGILLFYVLACDSLILYRFRLIFPSRQVHSGTG
- a CDS encoding ABC transporter permease; its protein translation is MELVEAIILSVLAASTPLLIAATGELVTERAGVLNLGVEGMMIVGAACGFGGALLSGSIIIGAICGIVAGTLLSLIFAMMALGLAVNQVATGLALTILGIGLSGLIGAGFVGERITPAPHLYIPGLTDIPLVGRILFGEDAFIYLSLALVIGVWLFLYKTRTGLVLRAVGDNHVSAHALGYPVLKIRMYAVMFGGACAGLAGAYLPLAYTPFFIPGMTAGRGWIALALTVFASWLPGRLVIGAYLFGAVTILQLHAQGAGIGVPSQFMSSLPYLATVIVLVLLSRARTGGSTAPAALGTVFVPDR
- a CDS encoding BMP family ABC transporter substrate-binding protein, whose protein sequence is MRKKLFAAASAFLLAGAISSGASAADKLKVGFIYLGPVGDLGWTYQHDLARQALAKELGDKIETTFLENVPEGPDAERAVEQLVRAGNKLIFTTSFGYMDPTLKVAKKYPNVHFEHCSGYKRDANMATYSARWYQGRYIQGQIAAKMSKAGVLGYIGSFPIPEVVSGINATMIGAQTVNPNIKVKIIWANSWFDPGKEADAAKALLDQGADVIMQHTDSPAAMQVASERGKLAFGQDSEMIKFGPKAQLTSILDTWAPYYIARVKAELDGSWKSEDTWGGLETKMFAMAPYTNMPDDVKKMAMDTEAALTAGKLQPFKCPVVAQDGTTVECKGGDHLADPQVLGMNFYVKGIDDKIPGK
- a CDS encoding 8-oxoguanine deaminase, whose product is MDPNRAIWIKDPLAILADGAERGVVVQNGRIVELVPKGGQPRTSAAFFEAGDHVVLPGLINTHHHFYQTLTRALPAALDRELFPWLEALYPVWARLTPEALELGVTVAMSELLLSGCTTTTDHHYVFPAGLEDAIDIEVAVAKRLGVRVLLTRGSMNRSQRDGGLPPDSVVQDEDTILADSERLVAKHHQRGEDAMVQIALAPCSPFSVTTSLMRATAALAEKLDVRMHTHLAETEDENKFCEQMHGCRPLDYLEESGWLNARTWLAHGIHFNAAEMKRLGKAKTTISHCACSNQLLASGCCPVCDMEEAGVAIGLGVDGSASNDKSNLMQEVRAAFLLQRARYGVTRVSHKDALRWATKGSAACVGRPELGEIAVGKAADLALFKLDELRFSGHGDPLAALVLCGAYRADRVMVGGHWAVTDGAIPGLDVSDLIRRHCAAAHTMQVG